A genomic segment from Halomonas sp. GD1P12 encodes:
- the rpoZ gene encoding DNA-directed RNA polymerase subunit omega: MARVTVEDCLENVENRFKLVMISTQRARQLARGSRDAQLAWENDKPTVMALREIAAGLVDHTVLDEPVEAPVRQRPAAPSIQIDD; this comes from the coding sequence ATGGCGCGCGTAACCGTCGAAGATTGTCTCGAAAACGTAGAAAACCGCTTCAAGCTGGTGATGATCTCTACCCAGCGGGCCCGCCAGCTCGCCCGCGGCTCCCGCGATGCGCAGCTTGCCTGGGAGAACGACAAGCCCACGGTCATGGCGCTGCGTGAAATCGCCGCAGGCTTGGTCGATCACACGGTGCTCGACGAGCCGGTCGAGGCGCCGGTGCGCCAGCGTCCGGCCGCGCCCAGCATCCAGATCGACGACTAA
- the gmk gene encoding guanylate kinase, which translates to MSQGTLFIVSAPSGAGKTSLVRELIESLDGLQVSVSHTTRGRREGEVDGVNYHFCPVATFEAMIQRGDFFEYARVFDNYYGTSRHAVQELLAAGQDVILEIDWQGAQQVREQMSDAVSIFILPPSRAELERRLSNRGTDEHAVIARRMRDAVNEMTHYDEYDYLVINDDFTTALGELQALITSQRLTRAAMQHRHASLLKALLSQAPAVE; encoded by the coding sequence ATGTCCCAGGGTACGCTGTTTATCGTGTCGGCGCCGTCGGGCGCGGGAAAAACCAGCCTGGTTCGCGAGCTGATCGAGAGCCTGGACGGTCTTCAGGTATCGGTATCGCACACCACGCGCGGCCGGCGCGAAGGCGAAGTGGACGGAGTGAACTACCATTTCTGCCCGGTCGCGACGTTCGAAGCCATGATCCAACGCGGCGATTTTTTCGAATACGCCCGCGTGTTCGATAACTATTATGGCACCTCGCGCCACGCCGTGCAGGAGCTGCTCGCCGCCGGTCAGGACGTGATTCTCGAAATCGACTGGCAGGGCGCCCAGCAGGTGCGCGAGCAGATGAGTGATGCGGTATCGATCTTCATCCTGCCGCCGTCACGGGCCGAGCTCGAGCGGCGCCTGTCAAATCGCGGTACCGACGAGCACGCGGTGATCGCGCGGCGCATGCGTGATGCGGTCAATGAGATGACCCATTACGACGAGTATGATTACCTGGTGATCAACGACGATTTCACCACCGCGCTTGGCGAGCTGCAGGCGCTGATCACCAGCCAGCGGCTTACACGTGCTGCCATGCAGCATCGCCATGCCTCGCTGCTCAAGGCGCTCTTGTCACAGGCGCCGGCGGTCGAGTAA
- a CDS encoding extensin family protein: MRGTVFILALIALGVALQKGIIEIPRQWAPWAPLHIDDPITPVTKLKLKRLEGDRQGCLAALDTVPASELDYTPVADYSPTASCPLSNIVRINSSSVRFNRSFVASCPMALAWVMFERHELQPAAVELMSSRVSQVDHVGSFACRNVYGRSTGRRSEHATAEALDVTGFRFENGQRITLISNWDDEGSVGAFFRAARDGACKSFGNVLGPNYNAAHADHFHMGMRGYGLCR; this comes from the coding sequence ATGCGAGGAACGGTTTTCATTCTGGCGCTGATAGCCCTGGGCGTGGCGCTGCAAAAAGGCATCATCGAGATTCCCCGTCAATGGGCGCCCTGGGCCCCGCTGCATATCGACGACCCGATCACGCCGGTCACCAAACTCAAGCTCAAGCGCCTGGAAGGCGACCGTCAAGGGTGTCTGGCCGCGCTCGACACCGTACCCGCAAGCGAGCTCGACTACACGCCGGTGGCAGACTACTCGCCGACGGCGAGCTGCCCACTTTCCAACATCGTGCGCATCAATTCTAGCAGCGTACGCTTCAACCGAAGCTTCGTCGCCTCCTGCCCCATGGCGTTGGCTTGGGTCATGTTCGAGCGCCACGAACTTCAGCCCGCCGCCGTCGAGCTTATGAGTAGCCGCGTCAGCCAGGTGGATCACGTGGGAAGTTTTGCCTGTCGCAACGTTTACGGAAGATCAACGGGAAGGCGGAGCGAGCACGCTACCGCGGAAGCGCTGGATGTTACGGGGTTTCGGTTCGAAAACGGCCAGCGCATTACGCTGATCAGCAACTGGGACGACGAGGGGTCAGTAGGAGCGTTCTTTAGAGCGGCGCGGGATGGCGCCTGCAAGAGCTTTGGGAACGTGCTGGGACCAAACTATAACGCCGCGCATGCCGACCACTTTCACATGGGCATGCGCGGCTACGGGCTGTGTCGTTAG
- a CDS encoding MFS transporter, with protein sequence MQESSTGWARNPRLAEFALALGGFGIGTSEFVIMGLMNRVAGDLAVTVPQVGYAISSYALGVVVGAPIISALAARMPRRLLLILLMLVFAVGNIASAMAPEFWSFVGLRFLAGLPHGAYFGVAALVAAGAVPVDQRARAVSRVMMGLTVAILLGAPLGTWAGNQFGWQIAFTGVGVIAVITALLIRLFVPVQPVDSAASPVKELSALLKQRVLVTVAIACIGCGGMFSIFSYVMPTLTRQAGMSEALGPLVLVIFGIGSIIGNLVGGRMADKNLMRAIPRILIWCAVIQGLYYFAANSVWTGLLFVGLVGTSMALAPSLQTRLMDVAEDAQTMAASLNHAAFNGANALGAWLAGLAISAGFTPSSTGFVGTGLALCGLAIFVFGRWLEKRTYPAPSLSNNMS encoded by the coding sequence GTGCAGGAGTCTTCCACCGGTTGGGCGCGTAATCCGCGGCTGGCCGAGTTTGCGTTAGCGCTGGGCGGTTTCGGGATCGGTACCAGCGAGTTCGTCATCATGGGGTTGATGAACCGGGTGGCGGGGGATCTCGCGGTCACCGTGCCCCAGGTGGGCTACGCCATTAGCAGCTACGCCCTGGGCGTGGTCGTGGGGGCACCGATCATCTCGGCGCTGGCGGCGCGCATGCCGCGGCGTCTGTTATTGATTCTGCTGATGCTCGTGTTTGCCGTTGGTAACATCGCCAGTGCCATGGCGCCGGAGTTCTGGTCCTTCGTGGGCTTGCGTTTTCTGGCAGGGCTGCCTCACGGCGCCTACTTTGGCGTGGCCGCGCTGGTCGCGGCGGGGGCGGTGCCGGTGGATCAGCGGGCGCGGGCGGTGTCGCGGGTCATGATGGGGCTGACCGTAGCGATTTTGCTCGGCGCGCCGCTGGGCACCTGGGCGGGCAATCAGTTCGGCTGGCAGATCGCGTTTACCGGCGTAGGCGTCATTGCCGTCATCACGGCGCTGTTGATCCGCCTGTTCGTGCCGGTACAGCCGGTCGATTCGGCGGCAAGCCCCGTGAAAGAGCTCTCGGCGCTCCTGAAGCAGCGCGTGCTGGTGACCGTGGCCATCGCCTGCATCGGCTGCGGCGGCATGTTCTCCATCTTCAGTTACGTGATGCCCACGCTGACCCGCCAGGCCGGCATGAGCGAGGCGCTCGGCCCGCTGGTGCTGGTGATCTTCGGTATCGGTTCGATCATCGGCAACCTGGTGGGCGGGCGCATGGCGGACAAGAACCTGATGCGCGCGATCCCGCGCATTTTGATCTGGTGTGCGGTGATTCAGGGGCTCTACTACTTTGCCGCCAACAGCGTCTGGACCGGACTTCTGTTCGTCGGCCTGGTGGGCACCAGCATGGCGCTGGCGCCGTCGCTGCAAACGCGCCTGATGGACGTGGCCGAAGATGCGCAGACCATGGCGGCCTCGCTCAATCACGCGGCGTTCAACGGCGCCAACGCCCTGGGCGCCTGGCTTGCCGGGCTTGCCATCAGCGCCGGCTTCACGCCGTCGAGCACGGGCTTCGTGGGTACCGGGCTTGCGCTATGTGGGCTTGCGATCTTCGTTTTTGGGCGGTGGCTGGAAAAACGCACGTATCCGGCACCCTCGCTCAGTAATAACATGAGTTAA
- a CDS encoding DNA-3-methyladenine glycosylase family protein — translation MTPETIPQAMAALAKVDADIARALPQVGAPAARARERGFATFFSTIVSQQLSVEAARSIMNRVNTLLPALHAQAVMDVEGEVLRDAGLSWRKVEYARGLAEAELAGTFSADGLEQLSDEEVISAITALRGFGRWSAEIYLMFSLGRTDVFPADDLALRVALGRLKRMDDKPTPKQARQMVEHWAPWRSVGALFLWHYYRGEPL, via the coding sequence ATGACACCCGAGACCATTCCCCAGGCCATGGCCGCCCTTGCCAAGGTTGATGCCGATATCGCCCGCGCCCTACCCCAGGTCGGCGCCCCCGCCGCCCGGGCGCGCGAGCGCGGCTTTGCCACCTTCTTCTCGACCATCGTCAGCCAGCAGCTCTCCGTCGAGGCGGCGCGCTCGATCATGAATCGGGTCAACACTCTGCTGCCGGCGCTTCATGCCCAAGCGGTGATGGACGTGGAGGGCGAGGTACTGCGCGATGCAGGGCTCTCCTGGCGCAAGGTCGAGTATGCCAGGGGGCTGGCCGAGGCGGAGCTCGCCGGCACCTTCAGCGCCGATGGGCTCGAGCAGTTGAGCGATGAAGAGGTCATCAGCGCCATCACCGCCCTCAGAGGTTTCGGGCGCTGGAGCGCCGAGATTTATCTGATGTTCTCGCTCGGGCGAACGGACGTGTTCCCCGCGGACGATTTGGCCCTGCGCGTGGCGCTGGGGCGGCTGAAAAGAATGGACGACAAGCCCACGCCCAAACAGGCGCGCCAAATGGTCGAACACTGGGCGCCCTGGCGCAGCGTAGGCGCGCTTTTTCTGTGGCACTACTACCGCGGCGAGCCGCTTTAA
- a CDS encoding pirin family protein — protein sequence MSASNVETPRRVIRQHAAHRDDIGDLTTRRPLPGPGLDQLDPFLFLNHHGPQTYPANNQGLPFGPHPHRGFETVTFILEGSLAHADSTDHQSVIHEGGVQWMTAGSGIVHAEVSPPEFKRDGGPLEILQLWINLPSKLKMSAPHYVGLQQGDIPRIPLAGGVELNLIAGQWESLQGPIDTLTGVFMSTLTLAAGSRETLPVAPTRQVFLYVVKGDVSVGGEPVKAQHLIELDREGGHVELEASSDARLIFGHGDVIDEPVYSHGPFVMTTREEIIQAVEDYQAGKFGGLNA from the coding sequence ATGTCCGCGTCGAACGTTGAAACCCCGCGCCGCGTCATCCGCCAGCACGCGGCCCACCGCGACGATATCGGTGATCTCACCACCCGGCGGCCGCTACCGGGGCCCGGGCTCGATCAGCTCGACCCGTTTCTGTTTTTGAACCACCACGGCCCGCAGACGTATCCCGCGAACAACCAGGGGCTGCCGTTTGGCCCGCACCCGCACCGCGGCTTCGAGACGGTGACGTTCATTCTCGAAGGCTCGCTGGCCCACGCCGACAGCACCGACCATCAGAGCGTGATTCATGAAGGTGGTGTGCAGTGGATGACCGCCGGCAGCGGTATCGTCCACGCGGAAGTGTCGCCGCCGGAGTTCAAGCGCGACGGCGGGCCGCTGGAGATTCTGCAGCTCTGGATCAACCTGCCCTCGAAGCTCAAGATGAGCGCGCCGCACTACGTCGGCCTGCAGCAGGGCGATATTCCCCGAATTCCCCTTGCCGGCGGCGTCGAGCTGAACCTGATCGCCGGACAGTGGGAGAGCCTTCAGGGCCCCATCGATACGTTGACTGGCGTGTTCATGTCCACGCTCACGCTTGCCGCCGGCAGCCGCGAGACGCTGCCCGTCGCCCCAACGCGGCAGGTGTTTCTCTACGTGGTGAAGGGTGATGTGAGTGTGGGCGGCGAGCCAGTAAAGGCCCAACACCTGATCGAGCTTGATCGTGAGGGCGGCCATGTCGAACTCGAGGCATCGAGCGATGCGCGGCTGATCTTCGGCCACGGCGATGTGATCGACGAGCCGGTCTACTCTCACGGCCCCTTCGTAATGACCACCCGCGAGGAGATCATTCAGGCGGTCGAGGATTACCAGGCGGGTAAGTTCGGGGGCTTGAACGCCTGA
- a CDS encoding zinc-dependent alcohol dehydrogenase family protein produces the protein MKAVVFENFSAPPAIQQVPDPTPEPHGVVVKVMANGVCRSDWHAWMGHDPDVVLPHVPGHELAGIVEAVGKDVTRWRVGDRVTVPFVGGCGACPECHSGNHQVCDHQFQPGFTHWGSFAEYVSIHYADVNLVALPERLDFATAASLGCRFVTSFRAVVDQGRAAAGQWVAVHGCGGVGLSAVMIANALGANVVAVDISEKALKLARQLGAVATVNAAEVGSVVEAVREITQGGAHVSLDALGHPSTCFNSISNLRKRGRHVQVGLMLADHSTPAVPMSQIIANELEILGSHGMQAHRYGDMLAMIESGKLAPERLIGRRISLEASIDVLVTMDTFESAGVTVVTEF, from the coding sequence ATGAAAGCCGTTGTTTTCGAAAACTTTTCCGCTCCGCCGGCCATCCAGCAGGTACCTGACCCGACGCCCGAACCCCACGGCGTGGTGGTGAAGGTGATGGCCAACGGCGTATGCCGCAGCGACTGGCACGCCTGGATGGGGCACGACCCGGATGTCGTGCTGCCTCACGTGCCGGGTCATGAGCTTGCGGGCATCGTGGAAGCGGTGGGCAAGGACGTGACCCGCTGGCGCGTCGGCGATCGGGTAACGGTACCGTTCGTGGGCGGCTGCGGTGCCTGCCCGGAGTGCCATTCGGGTAACCATCAGGTGTGCGATCATCAGTTCCAGCCGGGCTTTACCCACTGGGGCTCCTTTGCCGAGTACGTGAGCATTCACTACGCCGACGTAAACCTGGTGGCGCTGCCGGAACGTCTCGATTTCGCCACGGCGGCGAGCCTGGGGTGTCGTTTCGTGACCTCGTTTCGCGCGGTGGTGGACCAGGGGCGCGCCGCGGCGGGCCAATGGGTGGCGGTGCACGGCTGCGGCGGTGTCGGGCTCTCGGCGGTGATGATCGCCAATGCCCTGGGCGCCAACGTGGTCGCGGTGGATATCTCGGAGAAAGCACTGAAGCTGGCTCGCCAGCTGGGCGCGGTGGCGACCGTCAACGCCGCCGAGGTGGGTAGCGTGGTCGAAGCGGTGCGCGAGATCACCCAAGGCGGCGCTCACGTCTCGCTGGATGCGCTGGGCCACCCAAGTACCTGCTTCAACTCGATCAGCAATCTGAGAAAGCGCGGCCGCCACGTTCAGGTGGGGCTAATGCTTGCCGATCACAGCACGCCCGCAGTGCCCATGAGTCAGATCATCGCCAACGAGCTGGAAATCCTTGGCAGCCACGGCATGCAGGCCCACCGCTACGGCGACATGCTGGCGATGATCGAGTCCGGCAAGCTGGCCCCTGAGCGGCTGATCGGCCGGCGCATCAGCCTGGAGGCGTCGATCGATGTGCTGGTGACTATGGATACGTTCGAAAGCGCCGGGGTGACGGTCGTCACCGAGTTCTAG
- a CDS encoding Lrp/AsnC family transcriptional regulator: MSQIDKVDAKIIGHLQADGRLSNSKLAERLSISEATCWRRHKRLEESGVIEGYQANLNRRAIGGSVLAFVQITCTQHDEAATAEFERLIQQSSRVLACHNTTGEADFLLQVVARDLDDYSHFVERVLRQLPGVSSIRSNLSLREVKVTNQLPVEELVGD; this comes from the coding sequence ATGAGCCAAATAGACAAAGTGGATGCCAAAATTATTGGCCACCTGCAGGCCGACGGCCGCCTCTCCAATTCCAAACTGGCCGAGCGGCTTTCCATCAGCGAAGCGACCTGCTGGCGGCGCCATAAACGCCTGGAGGAGAGCGGCGTCATCGAGGGCTATCAAGCTAACTTGAACCGCCGCGCCATCGGCGGCAGCGTACTCGCGTTCGTACAGATCACCTGCACCCAGCACGATGAGGCCGCCACCGCCGAGTTCGAGCGTTTGATACAACAAAGCTCGCGGGTGCTCGCCTGCCACAACACCACCGGCGAAGCGGACTTCCTGCTGCAGGTCGTCGCCCGCGACCTGGACGATTACAGCCACTTCGTCGAGCGGGTACTGCGCCAACTGCCTGGCGTTTCGAGCATCCGCTCGAATCTGTCGCTGCGGGAAGTGAAGGTGACGAACCAGTTGCCGGTGGAAGAATTGGTGGGTGATTAG
- a CDS encoding putative bifunctional diguanylate cyclase/phosphodiesterase has translation MHDHHTSYNLALVLLSFGVASIASFTALDLAGRVRASRGVVRHLWLAGGAFAMGTGIWAMHFIGMLAMEMGARVDYGIFLTLLSLVAAIASSALALFIVQSGRVSLSRLSIGALIMGGGVCLMHYVGMAAMHIEGSMRYAPALFLTSVAIAVSASGVALWLAFRLNPTGTRRAPLWQRLIAALVMAVGISGMHYTGMAAAVYPQGFVPSANVGISTGQLAISVALVSTCIMLAALMISLFDAHMSSRNAQLAASLQEANAELKQMIYRDALTQLPNRLLLEERLEEQLGQQVPFALFFVDLDRFKQVNDTLGHHVGDQLIRQAAIRLRTMIREADTVARVGGDEFIVLLGEHSTREDAAELAKRLVSTLANPFQIGASLVKVSTSIGISLHPEDGSDKHSLMIHADAAMYAAKRMGRNNFQFFELDMTSHEKRRAALERRLRLAIDNDGLRLAYQPRVDVDNGRITGVEALLRWEDEELGTVEPSEIIPVAEDTGLILPIGEWVLRTACTYAFDWQEEMAQPLFVSVNISAIQLNNRHFIDMVKKVLEETGLEPSHLELELTESALVLNPEVALTILVELRGMGVTLSVDDFGTGYSNLALLRRLPIDRLKIDRSFMSHVVTDVQDAAIVKAVIALAQSLNLQVVAEGVESEQQLSLIRQLHTHEYQGFLFSEALEGEELKRFWGRHASMIDRTNNEN, from the coding sequence ATGCACGATCATCACACGTCCTACAATCTGGCGTTGGTCCTGCTCTCTTTTGGTGTGGCCAGCATCGCGTCGTTCACCGCGCTGGACCTCGCCGGCCGCGTTCGGGCAAGCCGTGGCGTCGTGCGCCACTTATGGCTGGCCGGCGGCGCCTTTGCCATGGGCACCGGCATCTGGGCGATGCATTTCATCGGCATGCTGGCCATGGAGATGGGCGCCCGCGTCGATTACGGTATTTTCCTGACGCTACTCTCGCTGGTGGCGGCGATTGCGTCCTCGGCGCTGGCGCTATTTATCGTGCAGTCCGGGCGGGTATCGCTGTCACGACTGTCCATCGGTGCGCTGATCATGGGCGGCGGCGTGTGTTTGATGCACTACGTCGGCATGGCGGCGATGCATATCGAAGGCAGCATGCGCTATGCGCCAGCGCTTTTTTTGACCTCGGTGGCGATTGCGGTCTCCGCCTCTGGCGTGGCGCTCTGGCTCGCCTTTCGGCTCAACCCGACCGGTACGCGCCGCGCGCCGCTTTGGCAGCGCCTGATTGCGGCGCTGGTCATGGCCGTGGGTATTTCCGGCATGCACTATACCGGCATGGCGGCAGCGGTCTATCCACAAGGGTTCGTGCCTTCTGCCAATGTCGGCATCTCTACCGGCCAGCTGGCCATTAGCGTAGCGCTGGTCTCTACCTGCATCATGCTGGCGGCGCTGATGATCTCGCTGTTCGACGCCCATATGTCGTCACGCAACGCGCAGCTGGCCGCCTCGCTTCAGGAGGCCAACGCCGAGCTCAAGCAGATGATCTACCGCGACGCGCTCACCCAGCTGCCCAATCGGCTGCTGCTCGAGGAGCGTTTGGAAGAGCAGCTAGGCCAGCAGGTGCCTTTCGCGCTGTTCTTCGTCGATCTGGACCGCTTCAAGCAGGTCAACGATACGCTGGGCCACCACGTCGGCGACCAGCTCATCCGTCAGGCCGCGATTCGGTTAAGAACCATGATTCGCGAGGCCGATACGGTCGCCAGGGTTGGCGGCGATGAGTTCATCGTACTGCTGGGTGAACACTCCACGCGCGAAGACGCCGCCGAATTGGCCAAACGGCTAGTGAGCACGTTGGCGAACCCGTTTCAAATTGGCGCAAGTCTGGTCAAGGTCTCGACCAGTATCGGGATCAGCCTTCATCCCGAGGACGGCAGCGACAAGCACTCGCTGATGATTCACGCCGACGCCGCCATGTACGCCGCCAAGCGCATGGGACGCAACAACTTCCAGTTCTTCGAGCTGGACATGACCTCCCACGAAAAACGCCGTGCTGCTCTCGAGCGGCGCCTGCGTCTGGCGATCGACAACGACGGTTTGCGCCTGGCCTACCAGCCTAGGGTGGATGTCGATAACGGCCGCATTACCGGGGTAGAGGCGCTGCTTCGCTGGGAAGACGAGGAACTGGGCACGGTGGAGCCCAGTGAGATCATCCCGGTGGCCGAGGACACGGGCCTGATCCTGCCAATCGGCGAGTGGGTGCTGCGAACCGCCTGCACCTATGCCTTTGACTGGCAGGAAGAGATGGCGCAGCCGCTGTTCGTCTCGGTCAACATTTCAGCGATCCAGCTCAATAACCGCCACTTCATCGATATGGTCAAGAAAGTGCTCGAAGAGACCGGTTTGGAACCTTCCCATCTGGAACTCGAACTCACTGAAAGCGCGCTGGTGCTCAATCCGGAGGTCGCGCTCACTATACTGGTCGAGCTGCGCGGGATGGGTGTGACGCTGTCAGTCGACGACTTCGGCACCGGCTACTCGAACCTGGCGCTTCTGCGCCGCCTCCCCATCGACCGCTTGAAGATCGACCGCTCGTTCATGTCCCACGTCGTTACCGATGTGCAGGACGCCGCCATCGTCAAGGCCGTCATTGCGCTGGCGCAAAGCCTGAACTTGCAGGTTGTGGCCGAAGGCGTGGAAAGCGAGCAGCAGCTGTCGCTGATACGCCAACTTCACACCCATGAGTATCAGGGGTTTCTGTTCAGCGAAGCGCTGGAGGGGGAAGAGTTGAAGCGGTTTTGGGGGCGCCACGCTTCAATGATTGATAGAACGAATAACGAAAATTGA
- a CDS encoding YicC/YloC family endoribonuclease yields the protein MAATHRVHSMTAFSRAEEASAIGTLQIEIRSVNQRYLDLHFRLPEALRDLEPALREALRQRLARGKIECTLRFESAEEAQAPSVDEAQLAEIANALATINARIPDARAPTTLELLNYPGVLQTRHLDQDLIKARALALFDQALLDLIDARAREGDKLGEMIASRLDAVSEQVNQVRGFLPQILERQRALLLERLEAARTELDPQRLEAELVIVAQKADVDEELDRLDTHVDEVRRQLTQKGPQGRRLDFLMQELNREANTLSSKSVVADTTRCAVELKVLIEQMREQIQNIE from the coding sequence ATGGCCGCTACTCACCGCGTACACAGCATGACCGCGTTTTCCCGGGCCGAAGAAGCCAGCGCCATCGGCACCCTGCAGATCGAAATCCGCTCCGTGAACCAGCGCTACTTGGACCTGCATTTTCGCCTGCCGGAGGCGCTGCGCGATCTCGAGCCCGCCCTGCGCGAAGCGCTCAGGCAGCGCCTGGCCCGCGGCAAGATAGAGTGCACTCTGCGCTTCGAAAGCGCCGAGGAGGCCCAGGCGCCCAGTGTCGACGAGGCGCAACTGGCAGAAATCGCCAATGCGTTGGCGACGATCAACGCCCGGATCCCCGACGCCCGCGCGCCCACCACACTCGAGTTGTTGAATTACCCCGGCGTCCTGCAAACCCGTCATCTCGATCAGGATTTGATCAAGGCGCGGGCACTCGCGCTGTTCGACCAGGCACTGTTGGATCTGATCGACGCCCGCGCCCGTGAAGGCGACAAGCTCGGCGAGATGATCGCGTCACGGCTCGACGCGGTCAGCGAACAGGTCAATCAGGTACGCGGCTTTCTTCCACAAATTCTCGAGCGCCAGCGCGCGCTACTACTCGAGCGGCTGGAAGCCGCCCGCACCGAGCTCGACCCCCAGCGGCTGGAAGCGGAGCTGGTCATAGTGGCGCAAAAGGCGGACGTCGACGAAGAGCTCGACCGCCTCGACACCCACGTCGATGAGGTGCGCCGCCAGCTCACCCAAAAGGGCCCCCAGGGACGCCGGCTCGACTTTCTCATGCAGGAGCTCAACCGCGAAGCCAACACGCTCTCGTCGAAATCGGTGGTCGCCGACACCACACGATGCGCGGTGGAATTGAAGGTGCTGATCGAGCAGATGCGTGAGCAGATTCAGAATATTGAGTAG
- the rph gene encoding ribonuclease PH, giving the protein MRPDVVRPSGREADQLRDIRLTRDYTRHAEGSVLVEFGDTKVLCNASVEAGVPRWLRGKHQGWVTAEYGMLPRATHTRGGREASRGKQGGRTLEIQRLIGRSLRAAVDLKKLGEFTITVDCDVIQADGGTRTAAITGGCVALVDAIRFLQREKKIKGDPFKQLVSAISVGIFKGSAVLDLDYPEDSKADTDLNVVMTESGELIEVQGTAETKAFSRHELNAMLDLAEKAGAELLEHQREALGIRG; this is encoded by the coding sequence ATGCGTCCCGATGTTGTTCGCCCCAGCGGCCGCGAGGCCGACCAGCTGCGCGATATTCGCCTGACCCGTGACTATACCCGCCACGCCGAGGGCTCGGTGCTGGTGGAGTTCGGCGATACCAAAGTGCTGTGTAACGCAAGCGTCGAGGCGGGCGTGCCGCGCTGGCTGCGCGGCAAGCACCAGGGCTGGGTCACCGCCGAGTACGGCATGCTGCCCCGCGCCACCCACACGCGAGGCGGCCGTGAAGCCAGCCGCGGCAAGCAGGGCGGACGCACGCTCGAGATCCAGCGGCTGATCGGGCGCAGCCTGCGCGCGGCGGTGGATCTCAAGAAGCTCGGCGAGTTCACCATCACCGTGGATTGCGACGTGATCCAGGCCGACGGCGGCACCCGCACCGCAGCGATCACCGGCGGCTGCGTGGCGCTGGTGGATGCGATCCGTTTTCTTCAGCGCGAGAAAAAGATCAAGGGCGACCCGTTCAAACAGCTGGTGAGCGCGATTTCGGTGGGCATCTTCAAGGGGTCGGCGGTGCTGGATCTGGACTACCCGGAAGACAGCAAGGCCGACACCGATCTGAACGTGGTGATGACGGAAAGCGGTGAGCTGATCGAGGTGCAGGGCACCGCCGAGACCAAAGCCTTCAGCCGCCACGAACTCAACGCCATGCTGGATCTGGCCGAGAAGGCCGGCGCCGAGCTGCTCGAGCATCAGCGCGAGGCACTGGGCATTCGCGGCTGA
- a CDS encoding exodeoxyribonuclease III has protein sequence MKIASINVNGIRDAVDRGFLDWLAQQDVDVVCVQNLKAKSFELGDHILYPEGFEGYFLDAEEDGFSGVGLYCRKIPKAIMYGLGFPQCDHEGRFLQADYDRFSIATFLMPDGSDQKAKHAFMEQYQEYLTKMSRKRREYIICGTWHIAHKTVDLANWSDNQLTSGFRPEERAWMDQVLGPTGFIDTFREINRDAGEYTWWPKLDQDVPRDRQEGWRIDYQLVGPNFRRHVVDAWIDYDATFSEYAPLIVEYDLAL, from the coding sequence ATGAAAATTGCCAGCATTAATGTCAATGGTATACGCGATGCCGTCGACCGAGGCTTCCTGGACTGGCTGGCTCAGCAGGATGTCGACGTGGTCTGCGTGCAGAATCTCAAGGCCAAGAGCTTCGAACTGGGCGACCATATCCTCTATCCGGAAGGCTTCGAAGGCTATTTTCTCGATGCCGAGGAGGACGGCTTCTCCGGCGTGGGCCTTTATTGTCGTAAGATTCCCAAGGCGATCATGTACGGGCTGGGCTTTCCCCAGTGCGACCACGAAGGGCGCTTTTTGCAGGCGGACTATGACCGCTTCAGCATCGCCACGTTTTTGATGCCCGACGGCTCGGACCAAAAGGCCAAGCACGCCTTCATGGAGCAGTACCAGGAGTACCTGACCAAGATGTCGCGCAAGCGCCGCGAGTACATCATCTGCGGGACCTGGCACATCGCCCACAAGACTGTCGATCTGGCCAACTGGTCCGACAACCAGCTCACCTCTGGCTTTCGCCCGGAAGAGCGCGCCTGGATGGACCAGGTGCTCGGCCCGACCGGCTTCATCGACACCTTCCGCGAAATCAACCGCGACGCCGGCGAATACACCTGGTGGCCGAAGCTCGACCAGGATGTTCCTCGCGACCGCCAGGAAGGTTGGCGCATCGATTACCAGCTGGTCGGCCCGAACTTTCGCCGCCACGTGGTCGACGCCTGGATCGACTATGACGCCACCTTCTCCGAGTACGCGCCGCTGATCGTCGAGTACGATCTCGCGCTTTAA